One window from the genome of Myxococcales bacterium encodes:
- a CDS encoding MBL fold metallo-hydrolase encodes MESSAQVPVLPSEVRNLRGERILASPQFRDGAFRNTLFEAASMPRPPWSVMKQFMFDRSVQRVPVRPISTHDPRPGWAQAADTGLRTTWLGHSTVLIELGKTVVLTDPVWGLRASPMSFMGPKRFFAAPVAIENLPRVDVVLISHDHYDHLCKASVLALAKRDVIFVTSLGVGARLERWGIAAANIVELDWGEQWSGRGVTLCAEPAQHFSGRTFRDRNSTLWASWVIKGERHQVFFSGDTGLTPQFADVRRKHGAFDVVMLEIGAYHEAWGSIHMGPHKALQAFDMLGGGTLLPVHWGTFNLGLHAWDEPIVDIVAAAPQLAGAVITPPVGHVLEPISQQAQDAAAGRTNHQAWW; translated from the coding sequence ATGGAATCTAGCGCCCAAGTGCCCGTCCTGCCTAGCGAGGTGCGCAATTTACGCGGTGAGCGAATTCTCGCCTCGCCGCAGTTTCGCGATGGGGCATTTCGCAACACCTTGTTTGAAGCGGCGTCAATGCCGCGGCCGCCTTGGTCGGTAATGAAACAGTTTATGTTCGATCGCTCGGTGCAGCGCGTGCCGGTGCGGCCGATCTCGACGCACGATCCGCGGCCGGGTTGGGCCCAGGCAGCAGACACCGGCCTGCGCACCACCTGGCTTGGCCACAGCACCGTGCTCATTGAGCTCGGTAAGACGGTCGTGCTGACCGATCCAGTGTGGGGCCTGCGCGCCTCGCCGATGTCGTTCATGGGACCGAAGCGCTTCTTTGCCGCCCCGGTGGCAATAGAGAATTTGCCGCGCGTCGACGTGGTGCTCATCTCGCACGATCACTACGATCATCTTTGCAAGGCCTCGGTGCTCGCGCTCGCGAAGCGCGATGTCATCTTTGTGACGTCGCTTGGGGTTGGCGCGCGGCTCGAGCGCTGGGGCATCGCCGCGGCGAACATCGTCGAGCTCGACTGGGGTGAGCAGTGGAGCGGGCGGGGCGTCACCTTGTGTGCAGAGCCGGCGCAACATTTTTCCGGGCGCACATTTCGCGATCGCAACAGCACGCTTTGGGCCTCGTGGGTGATCAAGGGCGAGCGTCATCAAGTGTTTTTTAGCGGCGACACGGGCCTGACGCCACAATTTGCCGACGTGCGTCGCAAGCATGGCGCGTTTGACGTCGTCATGCTCGAAATTGGCGCCTATCACGAAGCATGGGGCAGCATCCATATGGGACCGCACAAGGCGCTGCAAGCCTTTGACATGCTCGGCGGCGGCACGCTGTTGCCGGTGCATTGGGGCACGTTTAATTTGGGCCTGCACGCGTGGGATGAGCCCATCGTCGATATCGTCGCCGCCGCGCCGCAGCTCGCGGGCGCCGTGATTACGCCCCCGGTCGGCCATGTGCTCGAACCGATTTCGCAGCAGGCGCAAGACGCTGCCGCAGGACGCACCAACCACCAAGCGTGGTGGTGA